A section of the Rhodanobacteraceae bacterium genome encodes:
- a CDS encoding 5-formyltetrahydrofolate cyclo-ligase, with product MDHSDDLARHELRRQTRAARRALSDEQRTDAALAVRDRLHDFTVYMAAQRIGAYAAVASELSLGDTIDAALKRGRAVYLPHVEHTAPQMRFAHWNGQQKRLMANRFGIPEPLVEVAELIDPAQMDVILIPLLAFDRVGGRLGSGAGYYDRALAFRRTERRPPWLIGIGYACQEVEAIPMADWDVPLDFVVTERELMTTGAAAVPD from the coding sequence TTGGATCACAGCGATGACCTCGCGCGCCATGAACTCCGGCGCCAGACGCGCGCCGCCCGGCGCGCTCTCAGTGATGAACAACGCACCGACGCCGCCCTGGCAGTGCGCGATCGGCTGCACGACTTCACCGTCTACATGGCCGCGCAGCGCATCGGTGCCTATGCCGCGGTGGCGTCAGAGCTGTCGCTGGGCGACACCATCGACGCAGCGCTGAAGCGCGGACGCGCCGTCTATCTGCCGCATGTCGAACACACCGCGCCACAAATGCGCTTTGCCCACTGGAACGGCCAGCAGAAACGGCTGATGGCCAACCGCTTCGGCATACCCGAACCGCTGGTCGAAGTTGCCGAGCTGATCGATCCGGCGCAGATGGACGTGATCCTGATCCCGCTGCTGGCTTTTGATCGCGTCGGCGGACGCCTGGGATCAGGCGCTGGCTATTACGACCGGGCGCTGGCCTTCCGGCGCACAGAACGCAGGCCCCCGTGGCTGATCGGCATCGGCTACGCCTGCCAGGAAGTTGAGGCTATCCCGATGGCAGATTGGGACGTGCCGCTGGATTTTGTCGTGACCGAGCGCGAGTTGATGACGACCGGAGCAGCAGCAGTGCCAGATTGA
- a CDS encoding EVE domain-containing protein: MSYWLMKSEPDVFSIDDLKRKKREAWDGVRNYQARNYLRSMAVGDEVLFYHSSCAVPGAVGIARIRKAAFPDPTQFDPASDYFDAGSKPEDPRWSAVEVEFQRKFKQPLPLEMLKTLPELADLALVKRGNRLSVMPVSENEWRAITALAK, from the coding sequence ATGTCCTATTGGTTGATGAAGAGCGAACCCGATGTGTTTTCCATCGACGACCTCAAACGCAAGAAGCGCGAGGCCTGGGACGGTGTGCGCAACTACCAGGCCCGCAACTACCTGCGCAGCATGGCGGTTGGCGACGAAGTGCTGTTCTACCACTCCAGCTGCGCCGTCCCAGGGGCGGTCGGCATCGCCCGCATCCGCAAGGCCGCCTTTCCGGACCCCACCCAGTTCGACCCGGCCAGCGACTACTTCGATGCCGGCAGCAAGCCCGAAGATCCGCGCTGGTCGGCAGTTGAAGTGGAATTCCAGCGCAAGTTCAAGCAGCCGCTGCCGCTGGAGATGCTGAAAACCTTGCCCGAACTGGCCGATCTGGCGCTGGTCAAGCGCGGCAACCGGCTGTCGGTCATGCCGGTGAGTGAGAACGAGTGGCGGGCGATCACTGCGCTGGCGAAGTAA
- a CDS encoding cell division protein ZapA, producing the protein MSQQAVKVHILDREYAVACSEEDRPGLIEAAAYLDGKMREIRAGAKLVGLERIAVMAALNIAHESLQARTELKKVGVDVGEELRQLNAKLEAALARS; encoded by the coding sequence ATGAGTCAGCAGGCGGTCAAGGTTCATATTCTCGACCGGGAATACGCGGTGGCCTGTTCTGAAGAGGACCGCCCGGGGCTGATCGAGGCCGCGGCCTATCTCGACGGCAAGATGCGCGAAATCCGCGCCGGCGCCAAACTGGTCGGACTGGAACGCATCGCAGTCATGGCGGCACTCAATATCGCGCATGAATCGCTGCAGGCGCGCACCGAGCTGAAGAAGGTGGGCGTGGATGTGGGCGAAGAGCTGCGGCAGTTGAACGCCAAGCTTGAGGCGGCGCTGGCGCGCAGCTAA
- the rpiA gene encoding ribose-5-phosphate isomerase RpiA, with protein sequence MTQDEQKRRSAQAAMRYVEDGAVIGVGTGSTVNQFIPLLAERKHDIEGAVSSSEASTALLKQHGIRVLELNSTGDLPVYIDGADECDPHFRLIKGGGAALTREKIVAGASRKFVCLIDDSKRVDLLGAFPLPIEVIPMARSFVARQIVKLGGQPVLREGVLTDNGCQILDVHGLRITHPEQLERDLNQVPGVVTVGLFALRKADVVICNGVEL encoded by the coding sequence ATGACCCAGGACGAACAGAAGCGCCGCTCGGCGCAGGCGGCAATGCGCTACGTCGAAGACGGCGCCGTGATCGGTGTCGGCACCGGCTCCACGGTGAATCAATTCATACCGCTGCTGGCCGAGCGCAAGCACGACATTGAGGGCGCGGTGTCCAGTTCCGAGGCCAGCACCGCCCTGCTCAAGCAACACGGCATCCGCGTACTTGAGCTCAACAGCACCGGCGATCTGCCGGTGTACATCGACGGCGCCGACGAATGCGATCCGCACTTCCGCCTGATCAAGGGCGGCGGCGCGGCACTGACCCGCGAGAAGATCGTCGCGGGCGCCAGCCGCAAGTTTGTCTGCCTGATCGACGACAGCAAGCGCGTGGATCTGCTCGGCGCCTTTCCGCTGCCGATCGAGGTGATTCCGATGGCGCGCAGCTTCGTGGCCCGCCAGATCGTCAAGCTCGGCGGCCAACCGGTGCTGCGCGAAGGCGTGCTCACCGACAACGGTTGCCAGATTCTGGACGTGCACGGCCTGCGCATCACCCACCCTGAGCAACTGGAGCGCGATCTGAACCAGGTGCCCGGCGTGGTGACCGTCGGCCTGTTCGCACTGCGCAAGGCCGATGTGGTGATCTGCAACGGCGTTGAGTTGTAG